The following proteins are co-located in the Microbacterium sp. SORGH_AS_0888 genome:
- a CDS encoding NAD-dependent epimerase/dehydratase family protein: protein MRTLILGGTGWLGRLMARMALAAGHDVTCVARGDDLPTGAVHVRADRDTDDALAGVADSRWDVVIDVARQPGHVRRAVRDLAPAAERFVFVSSTSAYVSHSDLGADEDAALHPPLPADEMSSPDDYGAAKAAGERAVLDGFGAARALIVRPGLVGGPGDPSGRTGYWGSRLASPSNVERRVLVPDAPQLPTAVIDVRDLAGWLVHAAGEGRDGIFNAGGEPMLFPAHLEVARRIAGHDGPLELVGEDWLIEHGVAQWSGPRSLPLWIADRSWYGMNARSSARARAAGLALRPLEETIADSLRWDLDHANGPGSGAGLTDDEERALLAAWRREARGAKGETTKPPG, encoded by the coding sequence GTGAGGACGCTGATCCTGGGTGGTACCGGCTGGCTGGGGAGACTGATGGCCCGCATGGCGCTCGCGGCGGGTCACGACGTGACCTGCGTCGCCCGCGGCGATGATCTGCCCACGGGCGCGGTCCACGTCCGTGCCGACCGCGACACGGACGACGCTCTCGCCGGGGTCGCTGATTCTCGTTGGGACGTCGTCATCGACGTGGCCCGCCAGCCCGGTCATGTCCGGCGGGCCGTACGTGACCTGGCACCGGCGGCGGAGCGGTTCGTGTTCGTCTCCTCCACCAGCGCGTACGTCTCTCACTCCGACCTCGGCGCCGACGAGGATGCCGCGCTGCATCCCCCGCTTCCCGCCGACGAGATGTCGTCTCCGGACGACTACGGGGCGGCGAAAGCCGCCGGAGAGCGCGCGGTGCTCGACGGTTTCGGCGCAGCGCGCGCGCTCATCGTCCGCCCGGGGCTTGTGGGCGGCCCCGGCGATCCGAGCGGGCGTACCGGATACTGGGGTTCGAGGCTCGCGTCGCCGTCGAACGTCGAGCGACGGGTCCTCGTCCCGGATGCGCCCCAGCTCCCCACCGCCGTCATCGACGTGCGGGATCTCGCAGGGTGGCTCGTGCACGCGGCGGGCGAAGGGCGGGACGGGATCTTCAACGCGGGTGGCGAGCCGATGCTCTTTCCCGCCCACCTGGAGGTGGCGCGGCGGATTGCAGGGCACGACGGTCCGCTCGAGCTCGTGGGCGAGGACTGGCTGATCGAGCACGGCGTCGCCCAGTGGTCGGGCCCGCGATCGCTGCCGCTGTGGATCGCAGATCGCTCCTGGTACGGGATGAACGCGCGCTCGAGCGCCCGCGCGCGAGCGGCGGGCCTCGCGCTCCGGCCGCTCGAGGAGACGATCGCGGACTCGCTCCGCTGGGACCTCGACCACGCGAACGGGCCGGGAAGCGGCGCCGGCCTGACGGATGACGAGGAGAGGGCGTTGCTGGCGGCGTGGCGGCGTGAGGCGCGCGGCGCGAAGGGGGAGACGACAAAACCCCCGGGATGA
- a CDS encoding type II toxin-antitoxin system PemK/MazF family toxin yields MLSLLRRLLFGRSVRGAADAASHTTVEVDPTRVRGLTLEYAPRADGRADAGEIVWTWVPYAERDGRGKDRPVLVLARRDASHVYAVKLTSRSHAGERDFVPIGTGAWDAERRPSWVDLDQLYVVPDGGLRREGAALGREAYARVTAVLGQRYGWRVRR; encoded by the coding sequence GTGCTCTCCCTGCTTCGACGGCTGCTCTTCGGACGGTCCGTTCGCGGGGCAGCGGATGCGGCATCGCACACGACCGTCGAGGTCGATCCCACGCGGGTTCGCGGATTGACGCTCGAGTACGCGCCGCGTGCGGACGGACGGGCGGACGCCGGTGAGATCGTCTGGACGTGGGTGCCGTACGCCGAGCGCGACGGCCGCGGCAAGGATCGTCCCGTGCTCGTCCTCGCGCGCCGTGACGCGTCGCACGTCTACGCCGTCAAGCTGACGTCGCGCTCGCACGCGGGGGAGCGGGACTTCGTGCCGATCGGCACGGGAGCATGGGATGCGGAGCGCCGCCCGTCCTGGGTGGATCTCGACCAGCTCTACGTCGTCCCCGACGGAGGACTGCGCCGTGAGGGTGCGGCGCTCGGGCGGGAGGCGTATGCGCGGGTCACGGCGGTGCTCGGCCAGCGCTACGGCTGGCGCGTGCGGCGCTGA
- a CDS encoding ammonium transporter — MDNGSLAWYIAATALVLFMTPGVAFFYGGLVKAKSVVSMMMMSFGAMGLIAVLWILYGYNMQTADWWPGVLGNPFSDFGLTTMASDPASSAVNLTAVAYGATFAIITIALISGAIADRAKFGSWMIFAFLFATIDYFAVAGWVWNTNGWIFNLGTTLFGADAGVEVIDYAGGTAVHINAGAAALALALVLGKRVGFKKGITKPHNVPLVLLGAAILWFGWFGFNAGAAAFFVSPDGTTGDVLAGIGAVGSPAGLIVINTLGATAAAVLGWVIVEKLKDGKATSVGAASGAVAGLVAITPSCANLAPGWALLLGIIAGGVCALAVELKWKLGFDDSLDVVGVHLVGGLIGTLYLGFFATGTGLFLGGGWHQLVLQLIAAVTVLVFSFVVAFIIGFAIEKTIGFRIKNEDEIAGVDTTVHGEEGYSLAEQV, encoded by the coding sequence ATGGACAACGGAAGTCTCGCCTGGTACATCGCCGCAACGGCGCTTGTGCTGTTCATGACGCCTGGCGTTGCGTTCTTCTACGGAGGACTCGTCAAAGCCAAGAGCGTCGTCAGCATGATGATGATGAGCTTCGGAGCGATGGGCCTCATCGCCGTGCTCTGGATCCTCTACGGCTACAACATGCAGACCGCCGACTGGTGGCCCGGCGTTCTCGGCAACCCCTTCAGCGACTTCGGTCTCACCACCATGGCCAGCGACCCGGCCAGCTCGGCGGTCAACCTGACCGCCGTCGCGTACGGCGCGACGTTCGCCATCATCACGATCGCGCTGATCTCCGGTGCGATCGCAGACCGCGCCAAGTTCGGCTCCTGGATGATCTTCGCCTTCCTGTTCGCGACGATCGACTACTTCGCCGTCGCGGGCTGGGTCTGGAACACGAACGGCTGGATCTTCAACCTCGGCACGACGCTGTTCGGCGCGGATGCGGGCGTCGAGGTCATCGACTACGCGGGTGGTACCGCGGTGCACATCAACGCCGGTGCCGCGGCCCTCGCCCTGGCGCTCGTGCTCGGCAAGCGCGTCGGCTTCAAGAAGGGCATCACCAAGCCCCACAACGTGCCGCTCGTCCTCCTCGGTGCCGCCATCCTGTGGTTCGGCTGGTTCGGCTTCAACGCCGGCGCTGCGGCGTTCTTCGTCTCGCCCGACGGCACGACAGGTGACGTTCTCGCCGGAATCGGCGCGGTCGGCTCCCCGGCGGGTCTGATCGTCATCAACACGCTGGGCGCGACCGCGGCCGCCGTGCTCGGCTGGGTCATCGTCGAGAAGCTCAAGGACGGCAAGGCCACCTCGGTGGGTGCGGCATCCGGTGCTGTCGCCGGCCTCGTCGCGATCACCCCGTCCTGCGCCAACCTGGCACCCGGCTGGGCGCTCCTCCTCGGCATCATCGCCGGCGGTGTGTGTGCCCTCGCGGTCGAGCTCAAGTGGAAGCTCGGCTTCGACGACTCGCTCGACGTCGTCGGCGTCCACCTGGTCGGCGGTCTCATCGGAACCCTGTACCTCGGCTTCTTCGCCACCGGCACCGGCCTCTTCCTCGGCGGCGGCTGGCACCAGCTGGTCCTCCAGCTGATCGCCGCGGTCACGGTCCTGGTGTTCTCCTTCGTCGTCGCCTTCATCATCGGCTTCGCGATCGAGAAGACGATCGGCTTCCGCATCAAGAACGAGGACGAGATCGCGGGCGTCGACACGACGGTCCACGGCGAGGAGGGCTACTCCCTCGCTGAGCAGGTCTGA
- the zapE gene encoding cell division protein ZapE produces the protein MTSTTTGIAHLIDRTPQVSGAEMVAALVPPPQFADASFDSYRADAAYPSQQGTKDELIAFCGLAPAEPAKRGGLFRRAPRAPERKPGVYLDGGFGVGKTHLLASIYHGMPARRKYFGSFIEYTALVGALGYQQTVELFRGADLLCIDEFELDDPGDTMVMTRLLGELVKTGTKLAATSNTPPNALGEGRFAAQDFLREISAMAESFETLRIDGVDFRQRAFDGHAAVLTDAQYEEAVSTAGARALVSDDAFDALVQHLSHVHPSRYIRLIDGISQIGLRDVGVLTDQSAALRLVAFVDRAYDAQLPIRATGVSLDRVFSDEMLAGGYRKKYLRAVSRLIALTHA, from the coding sequence ATGACTTCGACCACGACCGGCATCGCGCATCTGATCGATCGGACGCCGCAGGTGTCGGGCGCCGAGATGGTGGCCGCCCTCGTCCCGCCGCCGCAGTTCGCCGACGCCAGCTTCGACTCCTACCGCGCCGATGCCGCCTACCCCTCCCAGCAGGGCACGAAGGACGAGCTGATCGCGTTCTGCGGGCTGGCGCCCGCGGAGCCGGCCAAGCGCGGCGGGCTCTTCCGCCGGGCGCCGAGGGCTCCCGAGCGGAAGCCGGGCGTGTACCTCGACGGCGGCTTCGGGGTCGGCAAGACGCACCTGCTGGCGTCGATCTATCACGGCATGCCCGCGCGCCGGAAGTACTTCGGCTCGTTCATCGAGTACACCGCGCTCGTCGGGGCGCTCGGCTACCAGCAGACCGTCGAGCTGTTCCGCGGCGCGGATCTGCTGTGCATAGATGAGTTCGAGCTGGACGACCCCGGCGACACGATGGTGATGACGCGTCTGCTGGGTGAGCTGGTGAAGACCGGCACCAAGCTGGCGGCGACCTCCAACACGCCTCCGAACGCGCTCGGGGAGGGGCGTTTCGCCGCGCAGGACTTCCTGCGTGAGATCAGTGCGATGGCCGAGAGCTTCGAGACGCTGCGCATCGACGGCGTCGACTTCCGGCAGCGCGCCTTCGACGGCCACGCCGCCGTCCTCACGGACGCGCAGTACGAGGAGGCGGTGAGCACGGCCGGGGCGCGGGCGCTGGTCTCGGATGACGCCTTCGACGCGCTCGTGCAGCATCTCTCCCACGTGCACCCCTCGCGCTACATCCGCCTCATCGACGGGATCTCGCAGATCGGCCTGCGGGATGTCGGTGTTCTCACGGACCAGTCCGCTGCCCTGCGTCTGGTCGCCTTCGTCGACCGGGCGTACGATGCCCAGCTCCCCATCCGGGCGACCGGAGTCAGCCTCGACCGCGTGTTCAGCGACGAGATGCTCGCGGGCGGCTATCGCAAGAAGTACCTGCGGGCGGTCTCGCGCCTGATCGCGCTCACTCACGCCTGA